In the genome of Trichoplusia ni isolate ovarian cell line Hi5 chromosome 27, tn1, whole genome shotgun sequence, one region contains:
- the LOC113505854 gene encoding uncharacterized protein LOC113505854, giving the protein MVEVSDRDSIRGVYLPHHAVVREDRETTKVRVVFDASCKYNNGRSLNDDLMVGPALQDDLRHIIMRWRVHQICIVADIVKMYRQVLVNRQDTPLQRILWRDDPEKEIKAYELITVTFGTASAPYLAVKALQQLAADECGDNLDLAKIIVSDFYMDDLMSGAETEEDAFKIYTDITKILGKGGFELQKWKSNCQGLLNKIRDGNDEALQIKIDELTKILGLTWNARDDCFQYSLELKPIAGPATKRKIIADITRLFDPLGWLAPSIIVAKTLIQKLWLAGLQWDEEVPKNLLKEWVTYRENLASLVDIKVPRWLNTGMKVKQELYGFSDASKLAYAAVVYLRVVDDMG; this is encoded by the exons ATGGTAGAAGTATCAGATAGGGATAGTATAAGGGGAGTTTACTTACCTCATCACGCTGTAGTCCGTGAGGATAGAGAAACAACAAAGGTGCGTGTTGTATTTGATGCTTCCTGTAAGTACAATAACGGGCGGTCACTGAACGATGATTTAATGGTTGGCCCAGCTTTGCAAGACGATCTTCGTCATATCATTATGCGCTGGAGAGTACATCAAATTTGTATAGTGGCTGATATAGTGAAAATGTACCGACAAGTTTTAGTTAATAGGCAAGATACTCCATTACAACGAATACTTTGGCGGGATGATCCTGAAAAGGAAATAAAGGCTTATGAATTGATAACGGTTACCTTCGGTACAGCCTCGGCACCATACTTAGCTGTGAAGGCTCTTCAACAGCTTGCAGCTGATGAATGCGGGGACAATTTAGATCTGGCCAAAATAATAGTAAGCGATTTCTATATGGATGATTTAATGTCAGGAGCTGAAACTGAAGAagatgcatttaaaatttatacggATATAACCAAAATACTAGGTAAAGGCggatttgaattacaaaaatggaaaagcaaTTGTCaaggattattaaataaaattagagatGGAAATGATGAAGCGTTACAGATTAAAATAGATGAATTAACAAAAATCTTAGGACTTACCTGGAATGCGCGCGACGATTGCTTCCAATACTCCCTGGAGCTTAAGCCAATAGCTGGACctgcaacaaaaagaaaaattattgcGGATATTACACGATTGTTTGATCCACTGGGGTGGTTAGCACCAAGCATAATAGtagcaaaaacattaattcaaaaattgTGGTTAGCAGGGCTGCAGTGGGATGAAGAAGTTccaaagaatttattaaaagaatggGTTACTTACCGTGAAAACTTAGCTTCTTTAGTTGATATAAAAGTGCCACGTTGGTTGAACACGGGAATGAAAGTAAAACAAGAATTATATGGGTTTTCAGATGCTTCTAAGTTAGCATACGCGGCGGTTGTATACCTTAGAGTAGTTGATGAT ATGGGTTAA